A single window of Bacteroidota bacterium DNA harbors:
- a CDS encoding gliding motility-associated C-terminal domain-containing protein codes for MRPILKIFLVLALITFFNSEKVFSQSNRLRYLSYSFPADSLRGFNEISASNAALRGGYFGVEYKVFMYRAKRNFINKKYNYSPAPSMDEVAKGVTPVINAAPCVNEDFEASPSSTSTTPGVGSVGTTLTGWTVSQGQNNSSCTMGGCCPTAGGNDVWVRQTPWATGTTIGTIPNSPFGGTKVLQMNDQNVNQGEVVRIQQTFPVTATNALFRLAYMAQMDGSGHNCCSQPFLKITMLNCTNAPLACPSLSVNAPGPSCASSMPSGWSTNTSGYSYTTAWQLYSLDLTPYIGSCVTIQITVADCDAWGHHGMAFIDAVCDPMNVTVNNVPFPAGSSIVAAGACAATATVVAPPGLGPYTWNGPGGSGITNNPNQSFTTSVGGNYTLTMNPPGSCSPITRTVTLTFAPPPLAGFTTANVCTTYTLTNTGSAAPAIQTYSFAGPGAPATFTSNTATSTVSFPSAGTYTIYQAVANTASCVANHSLVVNVPNGPNPAFTTPNYTQCLTGNAFTFNATTATGTHTYNFSPAAGAPATGNTNNYGPVNFTAAGTYTVTHTITDAGCTAQTTSVVVLNPDPTPTANNTGPVCVGGSVTVNSTGGGTYNWSGPSGFTSAAQNNTLTGVAVANGGVYTVTVTLNGCSATATTNLIVATATAAANNTGPYCAGQTIQLNGTAGATYTWTGPGFNSNLQNPTIAGATTAMSGTYNYTVDFGGCQANGSTSVTVNALPTPTAANNGPLCEGATLMLAGNPAVTYTWTGPNSFGSNLQGPNINNVTLAANGTYTFAVTDANNCSNSITTNVVINSNPTPVVNNPTLCENQTINLTANGGSTYSWSGPGGFTSNLQNPTIPNATTAMSGVYTVTVTTAGGCVNTANANVAVTPAPTPSIVTNSPICINNVLMLSATGGVSYQWTGPNGFFSSIQSPTVNANTTNYSGTYQVTVTDANGCFATTTATALINPNPVPAITSGPNTGCAPLCVQFNVTSTPTAATMNWNLGDGTGAAGSTASTCYSVTGIYTISVVVADAAGCTGSTTYTAEVYPKPIADFNHAPIKPIINIDGDVVFTDASHGANIVSWQWYFMNTAQYTSTLQNPTFLYTEAGTYAVALVVKSDKGCIDTIVRPIVVGEDFGLYVPDAFTPNADGLNDIFQPKGFGIVKYELQIFDRWGEKIFGTKTFEEGWDGKYQGRGGKTVADGVYTWLINVTDVFGKAQELKGHVTLIK; via the coding sequence ATGAGACCAATATTAAAAATTTTTTTAGTATTAGCACTTATTACATTTTTTAATTCCGAGAAAGTATTTTCGCAATCTAATCGTTTAAGATATTTAAGCTACTCTTTTCCTGCTGATTCTTTACGCGGCTTTAATGAAATTTCAGCTAGCAACGCTGCTTTACGCGGAGGATATTTTGGAGTAGAATACAAAGTTTTCATGTATCGTGCAAAACGGAATTTTATTAATAAAAAATACAACTATAGCCCTGCTCCATCAATGGATGAAGTTGCAAAAGGTGTAACACCTGTAATTAATGCAGCTCCTTGTGTAAATGAAGATTTTGAAGCGTCTCCATCCTCTACTTCTACTACTCCTGGAGTTGGATCTGTAGGTACAACTTTGACAGGATGGACAGTTTCTCAAGGACAAAATAACAGTTCCTGTACTATGGGTGGTTGTTGTCCTACTGCGGGCGGTAATGATGTTTGGGTACGTCAAACTCCTTGGGCAACCGGTACTACTATTGGAACCATTCCTAACTCTCCTTTCGGAGGAACGAAAGTATTACAAATGAACGACCAAAATGTTAATCAAGGTGAAGTGGTGCGTATTCAACAAACTTTTCCGGTTACTGCTACGAATGCTTTATTCCGCCTAGCCTACATGGCACAAATGGATGGTTCCGGTCACAATTGTTGCAGTCAACCTTTCCTTAAAATTACTATGCTAAATTGTACTAATGCACCTTTGGCTTGTCCGAGTTTAAGTGTTAACGCACCCGGACCATCATGTGCATCATCTATGCCTAGCGGTTGGTCTACTAATACATCAGGATACTCATACACAACAGCCTGGCAGCTTTATTCCCTTGATTTAACTCCATACATTGGGTCCTGCGTTACTATTCAAATAACAGTTGCCGATTGTGATGCTTGGGGACATCACGGAATGGCTTTCATTGATGCGGTTTGCGACCCAATGAACGTGACTGTTAATAACGTACCGTTTCCGGCAGGTTCCAGTATTGTCGCTGCAGGTGCTTGTGCCGCAACAGCAACAGTTGTTGCTCCTCCCGGACTTGGGCCATATACATGGAACGGTCCAGGTGGTAGTGGTATAACTAATAACCCAAATCAATCTTTTACAACTAGTGTTGGCGGTAACTATACGCTCACCATGAACCCTCCCGGATCTTGTTCTCCAATTACGCGTACGGTTACATTAACCTTTGCGCCTCCACCATTAGCCGGCTTTACAACTGCTAATGTGTGTACAACTTATACTTTAACCAATACAGGGTCGGCAGCACCTGCTATTCAAACTTATTCATTCGCTGGACCCGGTGCCCCTGCTACGTTTACCAGCAATACTGCAACAAGTACTGTATCCTTCCCATCAGCCGGAACTTACACCATTTATCAAGCAGTAGCTAATACTGCCTCATGTGTTGCTAATCATTCATTGGTGGTTAATGTTCCTAACGGTCCGAACCCTGCCTTCACTACACCAAACTATACGCAATGCTTAACAGGTAATGCATTTACATTTAATGCTACAACCGCTACCGGAACTCATACCTATAATTTTTCACCGGCTGCCGGTGCTCCTGCAACAGGAAACACCAATAATTACGGACCGGTAAACTTTACTGCTGCAGGAACCTATACAGTCACTCATACTATTACAGATGCTGGTTGTACCGCACAAACTACATCTGTAGTTGTTCTTAATCCTGATCCAACCCCAACAGCTAATAATACCGGGCCGGTTTGTGTTGGAGGAAGTGTTACTGTTAACTCTACAGGCGGAGGAACCTACAACTGGTCAGGACCTTCAGGATTTACCTCAGCAGCACAAAACAATACATTAACCGGTGTTGCTGTTGCTAATGGCGGAGTATACACAGTTACTGTAACTTTAAATGGATGTTCGGCAACTGCTACAACAAATCTGATTGTTGCTACAGCCACTGCTGCTGCTAATAATACAGGACCTTATTGCGCAGGACAAACCATTCAATTGAATGGTACTGCTGGTGCTACTTATACTTGGACCGGTCCGGGATTCAACTCCAATTTACAGAACCCTACTATTGCCGGTGCTACTACAGCAATGTCTGGTACTTATAATTACACTGTAGATTTTGGCGGATGTCAGGCTAATGGAAGTACATCTGTTACAGTAAATGCATTACCTACACCAACTGCCGCAAATAACGGACCGTTATGTGAAGGTGCTACATTAATGTTAGCTGGAAATCCGGCGGTAACTTATACATGGACTGGCCCTAACTCATTTGGAAGTAACTTGCAAGGCCCGAACATTAATAACGTTACTTTAGCAGCGAACGGTACTTACACATTTGCTGTTACCGATGCAAATAATTGTTCGAATAGCATCACTACCAATGTTGTAATCAATAGTAATCCTACACCTGTTGTGAATAATCCAACACTTTGCGAAAATCAAACTATTAACTTAACAGCTAATGGTGGATCAACTTATAGCTGGAGTGGTCCGGGTGGATTTACATCTAACTTACAAAATCCAACTATTCCAAATGCAACTACTGCAATGTCTGGAGTGTATACTGTTACCGTAACAACTGCAGGCGGATGTGTAAATACTGCAAATGCTAATGTGGCTGTTACACCTGCACCTACTCCTTCCATTGTGACTAATAGTCCAATTTGTATTAATAATGTTTTAATGTTGTCAGCTACCGGCGGTGTAAGTTACCAATGGACAGGCCCTAATGGTTTCTTCTCAAGTATACAAAGTCCAACAGTTAATGCGAATACAACTAACTATTCTGGAACTTATCAAGTAACTGTAACCGATGCGAATGGTTGTTTTGCTACTACTACTGCTACTGCTCTAATTAATCCAAACCCTGTGCCGGCCATTACTTCAGGTCCGAATACAGGTTGCGCTCCATTATGTGTTCAATTTAATGTAACAAGTACTCCAACGGCTGCTACAATGAACTGGAATTTAGGAGACGGTACTGGAGCTGCAGGTTCAACTGCTTCTACGTGCTATTCTGTTACGGGCATTTATACAATTTCGGTTGTTGTTGCAGATGCTGCCGGATGCACAGGAAGCACTACTTATACAGCAGAAGTTTATCCAAAACCTATTGCTGATTTTAACCACGCACCAATTAAACCAATCATTAACATTGATGGTGATGTAGTATTTACGGATGCTTCACATGGTGCAAATATTGTTAGCTGGCAATGGTATTTTATGAATACAGCGCAATACACTTCAACATTACAAAATCCAACATTTTTATATACTGAAGCCGGAACTTATGCTGTTGCATTAGTGGTTAAAAGTGATAAAGGTTGTATTGATACCATTGTAAGACCAATAGTTGTCGGAGAGGATTTCGGATTATACGTTCCTGATGCATTTACACCTAATGCTGATGGCTTAAATGATATTTTCCAACCAAAAGGATTCGGAATTGTAAA
- a CDS encoding gliding motility-associated C-terminal domain-containing protein, translated as MKNKITKFFFSALALVFLSNLTLAQAPFKYLTYVFPADSLKGFDEEAAKQEALSRGMVGSEYYVIMYSMKRDFINKKYGYYTGSNSNAKGSNPVINAAPCVNEDFEASPSTTSTNTVGTIGTSLLGWQASWGQNSGINGSCTQNGCCPNANVTDAWIRTTPWTAPAPLGVIPTSPFGGTKVIQMNDNITAKGEVVRIQQTFPVTPTNALFQFAYKACLNGSGHACCDQPYIRVELLDCMNNILACPQVSITAPGPSCATVSATGWATNASNISYTPNWIIKAIDLSPYLGSCVTIKVTVGDCDGWAHYGYAFFDFQCLPMTVTVNNIQFPAGSAAVSVAACGVSTATMVAPPGLAPYTWNGPPGSGVTNNPNQTVTTTMAGNYTLVMNPPGICTPITKTVNLQFGTFPTAGFTVNNSCTTYTITNTGTAAPSIQTYTFVGPGAPSSFTTTSPTSVVNFPPSTTFTIHQTVTNPQNCPSTFTMVITTPPGPSPAFTAAPSFTQCLQGNSFTFNPAVAAGTHAWSFSPAAGAPAPGTGSPYGPVNFTSAGTYTVVHTINNAGCVSSTQSLVLVNSAPTASILTASAPPCAGATGSLSGAGGPGTLSWAGPNGWTGVGLSATVPNWQTVNNGIYTLTVNNFGCVTTRTVQLSMGVVASPTISNSGPVCIGQTLTLTAIPPGGTSWFYWYRPTPYYYGGYNIPSPTIAVTSTTQGGNYIFYMGFTGCPTQTFATNVQIISPTTPTVSNTGPYCAGQTIQLNAVGNSGTVVPTFTWTGPATFTGNISNPTRPNATTTMGGIYTVTMSIGSCKSSGTTNVVINPIPNPIAGSNSPVCAGNTLNLTSSGGTTYTWSGPGGYTSTTQNPSITNVSSTNAGVYTVTVSNAQGCKNTATVNVTVTTPTTTAANTGPYCAGTTIQLSTPAATTYTWTGPGGFTSAVQNPNIVNSTAAMSGVYTVSATTSGCKSTATTNVIVNPLPTPAAANTGPYCPGNTIQLNVGAFTTYTWSGPAAFSSNSQNPTIASAAVTNGGTYSVSVSDANGCINTTTTNVVVNPTPNPIVGSNSPVCLSTAINLTATGGTGYSWSGPNGFTSALQNPTIASATALNAGVYTVTVTSLGCTNTGTVNVTVLSPTTSATNTGPYCAGTTIQLNTPAGASYNWTGQGGFTSTLQNPTIPVSTTAMAGAYNVTVTVGTCTASATTNVVVNALPVPAPTNTGAYCVGGTIQLNVGAFNTYTWSGPGGFTSNSQNPTIANILVTNAGSYSVAVTDANGCSNIAATNVVVNPLPTPVVNNPTTCENTVIGLTATGGTAYAWSGPGGFTSTMQNPNIPSALTSMNGNYTVTVTDANGCVNTAVATVSVIALPIPNAVTGGAVCVGATLNLNASGGTSYSWTGPNGFTSTSQNPNIPSATLNAGGTYTVVVTANTCTAATTVVGVINPLPTPNIVTNSPICTGQALNLTGSGGVSYSWSGPNGFTSMNQNPSIPSTSVGNSGNYVLTVTDANGCVNSTNSNVVINPTPNASAAGGTACENQNVSLSANGGATYAWSGPNGFTSNLQNPTIVSAPFAASGQYTVVVTSAAGCVSTAFTSIVVNPAPVPNIVINTPICVNNILNLSATGGVSYSWTGPNGFISTTSNPTVMANSTAYSGNYIVTVTDANGCSANANANAVINPLPNANITAINNTGCSPVCATFNITSSTPITTANWTLGDGSVGTGNSVNSCYVTTGIYTVNAVVTDANGCTNTAQNIAEVYPKPVADFNHAPLKPILNIDPEVTFTDASHSANIVSWQWYFMNTAQYTSTQQNPTFMYTEPGTYAVALVVKSDKGCVDTIVRPLVVGEDFGIYVPNAFTPNADGLNDVFQPKGFGIVDYQLQIFDRWGERVFSTKKFEEAWDGKYQGRGGDIIEQGTYTWLINVTSVFGKAHELKGHVTLIK; from the coding sequence ATGAAAAATAAAATCACAAAATTTTTCTTTAGTGCATTAGCACTTGTTTTTTTATCCAATCTTACCTTGGCACAAGCGCCATTTAAGTATTTAACTTATGTTTTTCCTGCAGATTCGTTAAAAGGTTTTGATGAAGAAGCAGCAAAACAAGAAGCGTTAAGCAGAGGAATGGTAGGTTCGGAATATTACGTAATCATGTATAGCATGAAGCGTGATTTCATTAATAAAAAATATGGATATTATACAGGATCAAACTCCAATGCTAAGGGAAGTAATCCTGTTATTAATGCAGCACCTTGCGTGAATGAAGATTTCGAAGCATCTCCTTCTACAACTTCTACCAACACTGTAGGTACTATTGGTACTAGCTTGCTTGGCTGGCAAGCCTCATGGGGACAAAACTCAGGTATAAACGGATCATGTACACAAAATGGTTGTTGCCCAAACGCAAACGTAACGGATGCTTGGATTCGTACAACTCCATGGACGGCACCTGCACCACTTGGTGTTATTCCTACTTCACCTTTTGGTGGAACAAAAGTTATTCAGATGAATGATAACATTACTGCTAAAGGGGAAGTGGTGCGTATCCAACAAACTTTTCCAGTAACTCCTACAAATGCATTATTTCAATTTGCTTATAAAGCTTGCTTAAACGGTTCCGGGCACGCCTGTTGCGATCAACCATACATTCGCGTTGAGTTGTTAGATTGTATGAATAATATTTTGGCTTGTCCTCAAGTAAGTATTACGGCTCCCGGTCCCTCATGCGCTACGGTAAGTGCTACGGGTTGGGCAACAAATGCTTCAAATATTTCATATACTCCCAACTGGATTATTAAAGCAATAGATTTATCTCCATACTTAGGATCATGTGTTACAATTAAAGTTACCGTTGGTGATTGTGATGGTTGGGCGCATTATGGTTATGCTTTCTTCGATTTTCAATGTTTACCAATGACAGTAACAGTTAATAACATTCAATTCCCTGCAGGTTCAGCAGCGGTTTCCGTTGCAGCTTGTGGTGTTTCTACAGCTACCATGGTAGCACCTCCCGGATTAGCACCATATACGTGGAATGGTCCTCCCGGCAGTGGTGTAACTAATAATCCAAATCAAACTGTTACAACAACCATGGCTGGTAATTACACGCTCGTAATGAATCCTCCCGGAATTTGTACACCAATTACTAAAACAGTGAACTTACAATTTGGTACTTTCCCTACTGCCGGATTTACGGTCAATAATAGTTGTACAACTTATACTATAACAAATACAGGAACCGCTGCGCCATCTATACAAACTTATACTTTTGTTGGGCCCGGAGCTCCATCATCGTTTACAACAACATCACCAACATCCGTCGTCAATTTCCCACCAAGTACAACATTTACTATTCACCAAACAGTCACGAACCCTCAGAATTGTCCGTCTACATTTACCATGGTGATTACAACACCTCCCGGACCTTCTCCGGCATTTACAGCGGCACCGTCATTTACACAATGTTTGCAAGGAAACTCATTTACATTTAATCCTGCTGTAGCCGCGGGAACTCACGCTTGGTCATTCTCTCCTGCCGCAGGCGCACCTGCTCCAGGTACCGGCAGCCCATATGGACCTGTTAACTTTACCTCAGCAGGAACTTATACAGTTGTACATACAATCAATAACGCTGGCTGTGTTTCTTCAACTCAATCATTAGTTTTAGTAAACTCCGCTCCTACTGCATCTATTTTAACTGCATCCGCGCCACCATGTGCCGGAGCAACCGGCTCTTTAAGTGGTGCCGGCGGGCCGGGAACATTATCATGGGCAGGGCCGAACGGTTGGACCGGTGTTGGATTAAGTGCAACAGTTCCAAATTGGCAGACCGTTAATAATGGGATTTATACGCTTACTGTAAACAACTTCGGTTGTGTAACAACAAGAACGGTACAATTAAGCATGGGAGTTGTTGCCTCTCCAACCATTTCGAATTCCGGTCCTGTTTGTATTGGACAAACACTCACTTTAACTGCAATCCCTCCAGGTGGAACATCTTGGTTTTACTGGTACAGACCAACTCCATACTATTATGGAGGCTATAACATACCATCTCCAACTATTGCTGTGACCTCAACCACTCAAGGAGGAAATTACATTTTCTACATGGGCTTCACCGGATGTCCAACTCAAACCTTTGCGACTAATGTTCAAATTATTTCTCCTACAACTCCAACTGTATCAAATACGGGACCTTATTGCGCCGGACAAACCATACAGTTAAATGCAGTTGGTAATAGTGGCACTGTTGTGCCAACGTTTACTTGGACGGGACCTGCAACCTTTACTGGAAACATATCTAATCCAACCCGTCCAAATGCAACAACAACAATGGGCGGTATATACACGGTTACTATGTCAATCGGAAGTTGTAAATCTTCCGGTACAACAAACGTAGTTATCAATCCTATACCAAATCCTATTGCAGGAAGTAATAGTCCGGTTTGTGCCGGAAACACATTAAATTTAACTTCTTCCGGCGGTACAACCTATACGTGGAGTGGTCCGGGTGGCTACACTTCCACTACACAGAATCCTTCAATTACAAACGTTTCTTCTACTAATGCCGGTGTTTATACCGTCACAGTATCTAATGCGCAAGGTTGTAAAAACACAGCAACAGTTAATGTAACGGTTACTACCCCTACTACAACTGCAGCTAACACAGGTCCGTATTGTGCAGGCACTACGATTCAATTGAGTACTCCTGCAGCAACTACTTACACGTGGACAGGACCGGGTGGATTTACTTCAGCGGTACAAAATCCTAATATTGTAAATTCAACAGCTGCAATGTCTGGTGTTTACACAGTATCTGCTACAACCAGCGGTTGTAAGTCAACTGCAACTACAAATGTTATTGTAAATCCTTTACCAACACCTGCTGCTGCAAACACAGGGCCGTATTGTCCGGGTAATACCATACAGTTAAACGTTGGTGCATTTACAACTTATACTTGGTCAGGACCTGCCGCATTCAGTTCAAATTCTCAAAACCCTACTATCGCAAGTGCAGCCGTAACCAATGGCGGAACATATAGTGTTTCTGTATCTGATGCAAATGGTTGTATTAACACAACTACCACTAACGTTGTTGTCAATCCAACACCAAATCCCATTGTTGGAAGTAACAGTCCGGTTTGTTTAAGCACGGCTATTAATTTAACAGCGACCGGCGGTACAGGTTATTCTTGGAGCGGACCAAACGGATTTACCTCCGCATTACAAAATCCTACTATTGCAAGCGCTACAGCTTTGAACGCTGGTGTTTACACGGTAACTGTAACATCTCTTGGATGTACTAATACGGGAACTGTTAATGTAACGGTTCTCAGCCCTACTACAAGTGCTACTAATACCGGACCTTATTGTGCAGGAACAACGATTCAATTAAATACACCTGCGGGTGCATCTTATAACTGGACCGGGCAGGGTGGATTTACTTCAACATTACAAAACCCAACCATTCCTGTTTCAACAACAGCTATGGCCGGGGCATACAATGTAACTGTAACAGTTGGTACATGTACTGCATCTGCCACAACCAATGTTGTTGTTAATGCATTACCTGTACCTGCTCCAACTAATACCGGTGCATATTGTGTTGGTGGAACCATTCAACTAAACGTTGGTGCATTTAATACTTATACTTGGAGTGGTCCGGGTGGATTTACTTCTAACTCTCAGAACCCAACAATCGCAAATATTTTAGTAACGAACGCCGGATCTTATTCTGTTGCTGTTACTGATGCAAACGGATGCTCGAATATTGCAGCAACCAATGTTGTTGTTAATCCGCTTCCAACGCCTGTAGTAAATAACCCTACAACTTGTGAGAATACAGTTATTGGATTAACCGCAACCGGTGGTACTGCTTATGCGTGGAGTGGTCCGGGTGGATTTACATCTACCATGCAAAACCCTAACATTCCATCTGCTTTAACTTCAATGAATGGTAATTATACCGTTACTGTTACAGATGCTAACGGTTGTGTGAATACAGCAGTTGCAACTGTTTCTGTGATTGCATTACCAATTCCGAATGCGGTTACCGGCGGTGCTGTTTGCGTTGGCGCCACTTTAAACTTAAATGCTTCGGGAGGTACATCATACAGCTGGACAGGACCAAACGGATTTACATCTACATCTCAAAATCCTAACATTCCATCAGCAACATTAAATGCCGGCGGAACCTATACTGTTGTTGTTACAGCAAACACATGTACCGCTGCTACAACTGTTGTTGGTGTGATAAATCCATTACCTACGCCTAACATTGTTACTAATAGCCCAATCTGTACCGGACAAGCATTAAACTTAACCGGAAGTGGTGGTGTTTCCTATAGCTGGAGTGGCCCGAATGGATTTACTTCAATGAATCAAAACCCTAGCATCCCATCTACCAGTGTTGGAAATAGTGGTAATTATGTTCTGACTGTAACAGATGCTAATGGTTGCGTAAACTCAACCAATAGCAACGTTGTGATTAATCCTACACCAAATGCATCTGCAGCTGGTGGAACAGCTTGTGAAAATCAAAATGTTTCTCTTAGCGCGAATGGTGGTGCAACTTATGCTTGGAGTGGCCCGAATGGATTTACATCTAATTTACAAAACCCAACTATAGTTAGCGCGCCATTTGCTGCATCAGGTCAATATACTGTTGTTGTAACCAGTGCGGCAGGTTGTGTAAGTACAGCATTCACATCTATAGTAGTAAATCCTGCGCCGGTTCCTAATATTGTTATTAATACTCCTATTTGCGTGAACAATATTTTAAACTTAAGCGCAACTGGTGGTGTTTCTTACTCTTGGACCGGCCCGAACGGATTTATTTCAACAACTTCCAATCCTACAGTAATGGCTAATAGCACTGCTTACAGTGGTAACTACATTGTAACAGTTACAGATGCTAATGGATGTTCTGCAAATGCAAATGCAAATGCGGTTATTAATCCTTTACCAAACGCAAACATTACTGCCATCAATAACACCGGATGTTCACCTGTTTGTGCAACTTTCAATATCACTAGTAGTACACCGATAACTACAGCAAATTGGACATTAGGTGATGGTTCGGTAGGAACCGGAAACAGTGTTAATTCATGTTATGTTACTACCGGAATTTATACGGTAAACGCGGTTGTAACAGATGCAAATGGCTGTACAAATACAGCTCAAAATATAGCTGAAGTTTATCCAAAACCTGTAGCTGATTTCAATCACGCGCCGCTTAAACCAATTTTAAATATTGATCCGGAAGTAACCTTTACTGATGCTTCTCACAGTGCTAATATTGTAAGCTGGCAATGGTACTTTATGAATACTGCTCAATATACTTCTACACAACAGAACCCAACATTCATGTATACAGAACCTGGTACTTATGCTGTAGCATTAGTTGTTAAGAGTGATAAAGGCTGTGTTGATACGATTGTTAGACCATTAGTAGTTGGAGAAGATTTTGGAATTTACGTTCCAAATGCATTTACACCAAATGCTGACGGATTAAACGATGTGTTCCAACCAAAAGGCTTTGGAATTGTAGATTATCAATTACAAATTTTTGATCGTTGGGGTGAAAGAGTTTTCTCAACTAAGAAATTTGAAGAAGCTTGGGATGGAAAATACCAAGGTCGTGGTGGAGATATTATTGAGCAAGGAACCTACACTTGGTTAATCAATGTTACCAGCGTATTCGGAAAAGCACATGAGTTAAAGGGACATGTTACCCTTATAAAATAA